A genomic segment from Microcella flavibacter encodes:
- a CDS encoding type II secretion system F family protein, with protein sequence MTTSMALALAAGASLGLGLWMLVSLVPRFGRPRLTARLAPYLVDMSAEARELLRDRRVDPLPVLGAMTSPLVDGALRTIETVFGGEAVIRTRLRQSGSLAAVGSHRTRQLVGAVLGAAAGLAVGLVAGRQGLAMIPAGIAGAVGGLIAGVALTDALLARTARRRVARIAQEFPTVVEFLALSVAAGESIHDAIRRAASTGSGELAGELSRVEQRTAAGQALTASLAEMRDDLQIPAVSRLIDQVLAALDRGTPLAEVLRAHALDARDESKRLLLEAAGTREVAMLVPLVFLILPVTVLFAVFPGLMVLQLGF encoded by the coding sequence ATGACGACGTCGATGGCCCTCGCCCTCGCAGCGGGCGCGTCCCTGGGGCTCGGCCTGTGGATGCTCGTCTCGCTGGTCCCTCGATTCGGCCGACCCCGGCTCACCGCCCGGCTCGCGCCCTACCTCGTCGACATGTCCGCCGAGGCGCGGGAGCTGCTGCGCGATCGCCGCGTCGACCCGCTGCCCGTGCTCGGCGCGATGACCTCCCCGCTCGTCGACGGGGCGCTCCGCACCATCGAGACGGTCTTCGGCGGCGAGGCGGTCATCCGCACCCGGCTGCGCCAGAGCGGCTCGCTCGCGGCCGTCGGCAGCCATCGCACCCGGCAGCTCGTGGGCGCGGTGCTCGGCGCGGCGGCGGGTCTCGCCGTCGGGCTCGTCGCGGGCCGCCAGGGGCTCGCCATGATCCCGGCGGGCATCGCGGGGGCGGTGGGCGGGCTCATCGCCGGCGTGGCGCTGACGGATGCCCTGCTCGCGCGCACCGCCCGCCGACGAGTGGCGCGCATCGCCCAGGAGTTCCCGACGGTGGTCGAGTTCCTCGCCCTCAGCGTCGCGGCGGGGGAGAGCATCCACGATGCGATCCGTCGCGCGGCCTCGACCGGATCGGGCGAGCTCGCGGGGGAGCTGTCGCGGGTGGAGCAGCGCACGGCCGCCGGGCAGGCGCTGACGGCGAGCCTCGCCGAGATGCGCGACGACCTGCAGATCCCCGCGGTGTCGCGGCTCATCGACCAGGTGCTCGCCGCGCTCGATCGCGGCACGCCGCTCGCCGAAGTGCTGCGCGCTCACGCGCTCGACGCCCGCGACGAGTCGAAGCGCCTGCTGCTCGAAGCCGCGGGAACGCGCGAGGTCGCCATGCTCGTGCCGCTCGTGTTCCTCATCCTGCCGGTCACGGTGCTCTTCGCGGTCTTCCCCGGGCTCATGGTGCTGCAGCTCGGCTTCTGA
- a CDS encoding TadE/TadG family type IV pilus assembly protein: protein MRRWSLADDRGSAPVEFTLVGVLLTVVTLSVLQVALALHVRSTLIDAAAEGARYAALADSSLAEGVERSRELIQTALGPGYARDVSVALDESGEIPIVTVSVRSPLPLVGLAGLDGTLEVSGRAALEPLR, encoded by the coding sequence ATGCGCCGGTGGTCGCTCGCCGATGATCGCGGCTCGGCTCCGGTCGAGTTCACGCTCGTCGGGGTGCTGCTGACGGTGGTGACGCTCTCGGTGCTGCAGGTCGCGCTCGCCCTGCACGTGCGCTCCACCCTCATCGACGCGGCGGCCGAGGGCGCACGGTACGCGGCGCTCGCCGACAGCTCGCTCGCCGAGGGGGTCGAGCGCAGCCGCGAGCTCATCCAGACCGCGCTCGGCCCCGGCTACGCGCGGGACGTCTCCGTGGCGCTCGACGAGAGCGGCGAGATCCCGATCGTCACCGTCTCCGTGCGCTCGCCGCTGCCGCTCGTCGGGCTCGCCGGCCTCGACGGAACCCTGGAGGTCTCGGGCCGTGCCGCACTCGAGCCGCTGCGCTGA
- a CDS encoding pilus assembly protein TadG-related protein, with amino-acid sequence MLRRGRDDEGSILPLVAGYGALALLVVLLVTAATSLYLERKRLLTLADGAALAGAEAYELSDLTLAPNGEVARPPLDDAAVRDAVERYLTEAPIQGFEGLQLERAASDDGTSATVQLSSFWRPPVVTLFVPEGIRLDVTTVGRSVIG; translated from the coding sequence ATGCTGCGCCGCGGCCGCGACGACGAGGGCTCGATCCTGCCGCTCGTCGCCGGGTACGGCGCGCTCGCGCTCCTCGTCGTGCTGCTCGTCACCGCCGCCACGAGCCTGTACCTCGAGCGCAAGCGCCTGCTCACCCTCGCCGACGGCGCGGCGCTCGCCGGAGCGGAGGCGTACGAGCTCAGCGACCTGACCCTCGCGCCGAACGGCGAGGTCGCGCGCCCGCCGCTCGACGACGCCGCGGTGCGCGACGCCGTCGAGCGGTACCTCACCGAGGCGCCGATCCAGGGCTTCGAGGGGCTGCAGCTCGAGCGCGCCGCGAGCGACGACGGCACGAGCGCGACGGTGCAGCTATCGAGCTTCTGGCGCCCGCCGGTCGTGACGCTCTTCGTGCCCGAGGGCATCCGCCTCGACGTGACGACGGTCGGCCGCAGCGTCATCGGCTGA